A part of Tardiphaga sp. vice304 genomic DNA contains:
- the malQ gene encoding 4-alpha-glucanotransferase: MDLFTKAAELGIQTGFHDGQGHWHTTDEAALKIILDAMPVRTQHRFLTGPVVVRAEQAERTFLTDAASFPLKWEIIDGVKVLAEGETADRSILWPLDLPVGVWRVRLTDASLFSEEAPVIVAPAKAFPGEFERSWILAVQLYGLRSERNWGIGDFTDLQRLIEMAASLGAGGVGLNPLHALFDDRPAECSPYSPNSRLFLNPLYIDVEALHEFAATDSGDTLARLRASPQVEYAAVAAAKSEAMRAAFEIFNADPASPRQVAFAAFRAERAPLLTRFACFEMLRHKYQSAWWDWPEEFQHPDDDQCARLRAGHDAKEVAYIEYVQWNADLQLKACHDLTARLGMKVGLYLDVAVGVQSGGFDAWNEQVAVSRHLSIGAPPDLLQPAGQNWGLAGFNGAGLETNSFVPFKDMLRASMRYAGAIRLDHVLGLNRLYVVPHGYSAANGAYVKMPLQALLAVTAQESVANHCVVIGEDLGTVPDGFRDELADWGVWSYLVMMFERDSHAAFRDLGHYATNALVTFNTHDLPTFAGWRSYADLVLKRSLGIDPGESDDARRYAIEKLGDILRQHGIDHADLDGVIRFLSLTSTRMLAIGLEDLLGVVDQPNIPGTIDEHPNWRQRLPVAVDEIAEVIDAGALRSALHERSGEVA, from the coding sequence ATGGACCTTTTTACCAAAGCCGCCGAACTCGGAATCCAGACCGGTTTTCATGATGGGCAGGGGCACTGGCACACCACCGACGAAGCCGCGCTCAAGATCATTCTCGACGCCATGCCGGTGCGTACCCAGCACCGCTTTCTTACCGGACCGGTGGTGGTGCGGGCCGAGCAGGCCGAGCGGACCTTTCTGACCGACGCAGCCAGTTTCCCGCTGAAGTGGGAAATCATCGACGGGGTCAAAGTCCTGGCCGAGGGCGAAACCGCTGATCGCAGCATCCTGTGGCCGCTCGACCTGCCGGTCGGGGTGTGGCGGGTCCGGCTGACCGACGCCTCGTTGTTCTCCGAAGAGGCGCCGGTCATCGTGGCGCCGGCCAAGGCGTTCCCCGGCGAGTTCGAGCGGTCCTGGATCCTCGCGGTGCAACTCTACGGGCTGCGCTCGGAGCGCAACTGGGGCATTGGCGACTTTACCGACTTGCAGCGGCTGATCGAGATGGCGGCGTCGCTCGGCGCCGGCGGCGTCGGGCTCAATCCGCTCCATGCCCTGTTCGACGATCGCCCCGCCGAATGCAGCCCGTATTCGCCGAACAGCCGGCTGTTTCTCAATCCGCTCTATATCGACGTCGAGGCATTACACGAATTCGCTGCCACGGACAGCGGCGACACGCTGGCTCGTCTGCGCGCCAGCCCGCAAGTCGAGTACGCCGCAGTGGCCGCCGCGAAGAGCGAGGCGATGCGTGCAGCCTTCGAGATCTTCAACGCAGATCCGGCGTCGCCCCGCCAGGTCGCCTTCGCCGCCTTTCGCGCCGAACGCGCGCCGCTGCTGACGCGCTTTGCCTGTTTCGAGATGCTGCGGCACAAATATCAGAGCGCGTGGTGGGACTGGCCGGAAGAATTCCAGCACCCCGACGACGACCAGTGCGCCCGTCTGCGCGCCGGCCATGACGCCAAGGAAGTGGCCTATATCGAATACGTGCAGTGGAACGCCGACCTTCAGCTCAAGGCCTGCCATGACCTCACGGCCAGGCTCGGCATGAAGGTCGGGCTCTATCTCGACGTCGCCGTCGGCGTCCAGAGCGGCGGGTTCGATGCCTGGAACGAACAGGTTGCCGTTTCGCGCCATTTGTCGATCGGCGCGCCGCCGGATCTGCTGCAGCCGGCCGGGCAGAACTGGGGTCTCGCCGGCTTCAACGGCGCCGGGCTCGAGACCAATTCCTTTGTGCCGTTCAAGGACATGCTGCGGGCATCGATGCGCTACGCCGGCGCGATCCGGCTCGATCATGTGCTCGGCCTCAACCGGCTTTACGTGGTGCCGCACGGCTATTCGGCCGCCAATGGCGCCTATGTGAAGATGCCGCTGCAGGCGTTGCTGGCCGTGACGGCACAGGAGAGCGTTGCCAACCACTGCGTGGTGATCGGCGAAGATCTCGGCACCGTGCCGGACGGCTTCCGCGATGAACTCGCCGACTGGGGCGTCTGGTCATATCTTGTCATGATGTTCGAGCGCGACAGTCACGCCGCGTTCCGTGATTTGGGCCACTACGCCACCAACGCGCTTGTGACCTTCAACACCCACGACCTTCCGACCTTCGCGGGCTGGCGCAGCTATGCCGATCTGGTGCTGAAACGATCGCTCGGCATCGATCCTGGCGAGAGCGACGACGCCCGGCGCTATGCCATCGAGAAACTCGGCGACATCCTGCGCCAGCACGGCATCGATCATGCCGACCTGGACGGCGTGATCCGCTTCCTGTCGCTGACATCGACGCGGATGCTGGCGATCGGACTCGAGGACCTGCTCGGCGTGGTCGATCAGCCCAACATTCCCGGCACCATCGACGAGCACCCGAACTGGCGGCAGCGCCTGCCCGTGGCCGTGGACGAAATCGCGGAGGTGATCGACGCGGGCGCGCTTCGAAGCGCCTTGCACGAACGTTCGGGCGAGGTCGCCTGA
- a CDS encoding glycoside hydrolase family 15 protein, which translates to MSGLIEDYALIGDCETAALVNRDGSIDWLCWPAFDSDACFSALLGDRKHGHWGIAPIAEVTRCTRRYRGDTLILETTFETAEGAITLIDFMPPRGAASDVVRIVRGERGFVKLRMELVVRFGFGVNIPWVQRQDDGTLLGICGPDMAVLRTPVATHGEDLTTVAEFEIRAGDSVPFVLTYAPSHLPVPAPIDAEGALTDTEDFWTEWSGRCTYKGESRDLVMRSLITLKALTYAPTGGIVAAPTTSLPEKLGGSRNWDYRYCWLRDATFTLMVLMNSGYTEEALAWHHWLLRAAAGSPADMQIMYGIMGQRRLLEWEADWLPGYEGAQPVRVGNAAHAQMQLDVYGELIDTLHQFRLAELELDGESWAVALRVLEHLAGVWDQPDHGIWERRGVGHHYVFSKVMCWVAFDRGIRSAEKFGLDGPLDEWRALRDTIHRDVCEKGFDKDQNAFMEFYGADVLDASNLLLSPVGFLPASDPRIQGTIAATERHLMRDGFVLRHDPREQTGETQPVEGAFLACSLWLADAYLLAGEIAKAQALFDRVTGIANDVGLLAEEYDSIARRQTGNFPQALTHIALVNTAHNLSGAKRAAEKKRSRSDC; encoded by the coding sequence TTGTCGGGCCTTATCGAGGACTATGCGCTGATCGGCGATTGCGAGACCGCCGCTCTGGTCAACCGCGACGGGTCGATCGACTGGCTGTGCTGGCCGGCGTTCGATTCCGATGCCTGCTTCAGTGCGCTGCTCGGCGATAGAAAGCATGGCCATTGGGGCATCGCGCCCATAGCCGAGGTGACCAGGTGTACGCGACGATATCGCGGCGACACGTTGATCCTGGAGACGACCTTTGAGACGGCCGAGGGGGCGATCACCCTGATCGACTTCATGCCGCCGCGCGGCGCGGCCTCCGACGTGGTCCGCATCGTGCGCGGCGAGCGGGGCTTCGTGAAGCTGCGGATGGAGCTGGTGGTGCGGTTCGGCTTCGGCGTCAACATTCCCTGGGTGCAGCGACAGGACGACGGCACGCTGCTCGGCATCTGCGGGCCCGACATGGCGGTGCTGCGCACCCCGGTAGCGACGCATGGCGAAGACCTGACCACGGTTGCCGAATTCGAAATCCGCGCCGGCGACAGCGTGCCGTTCGTGCTGACTTACGCTCCGTCGCATCTGCCGGTGCCGGCGCCGATCGATGCCGAAGGCGCCCTGACGGACACCGAGGATTTCTGGACCGAATGGAGCGGGCGCTGCACCTATAAAGGCGAGAGCCGCGATCTGGTGATGCGCTCGCTGATCACGCTGAAGGCGCTGACCTATGCGCCGACCGGAGGAATCGTCGCGGCGCCCACCACTTCGTTGCCGGAGAAGCTCGGCGGCAGCCGCAATTGGGACTATCGCTATTGCTGGCTGCGCGATGCCACCTTCACGCTCATGGTCTTGATGAACTCCGGCTATACTGAAGAAGCGCTGGCCTGGCACCATTGGCTGCTGCGCGCCGCGGCAGGTTCGCCCGCCGATATGCAGATCATGTATGGCATCATGGGCCAGCGTCGGTTGCTGGAGTGGGAGGCCGACTGGCTGCCCGGCTATGAAGGCGCGCAGCCGGTCCGGGTCGGCAACGCCGCGCATGCGCAAATGCAGCTCGACGTCTATGGCGAACTGATCGATACCTTGCATCAGTTTCGATTGGCGGAGCTGGAGCTCGACGGCGAAAGCTGGGCGGTGGCGCTCCGGGTGCTCGAACACCTCGCCGGCGTCTGGGACCAGCCCGATCACGGCATCTGGGAGCGCCGCGGCGTCGGCCATCATTACGTTTTCTCGAAAGTGATGTGCTGGGTGGCGTTTGATCGCGGTATCCGCAGCGCCGAGAAATTCGGTCTCGACGGACCGCTCGACGAGTGGCGCGCGTTGCGCGACACCATTCACCGCGACGTTTGCGAGAAAGGTTTCGACAAGGATCAGAACGCCTTCATGGAATTCTACGGCGCCGATGTGCTGGACGCCAGCAATCTGCTGCTGTCGCCGGTTGGCTTCTTGCCGGCGTCCGATCCGCGCATCCAGGGCACCATCGCGGCCACCGAACGCCATCTGATGCGCGACGGTTTCGTGCTGCGCCACGATCCGCGCGAACAGACCGGCGAGACGCAGCCAGTGGAGGGCGCCTTCCTGGCCTGCAGCCTGTGGCTGGCGGATGCGTATCTGCTCGCCGGCGAGATCGCCAAGGCGCAGGCACTGTTCGATCGTGTCACAGGCATTGCCAATGACGTCGGCTTGCTGGCCGAGGAATACGACTCGATCGCGCGGCGCCAGACCGGAAATTTCCCGCAGGCGCTGACCCATATCGCGCTGGTCAACACCGCGCATAATCTATCCGGCGCAAAGCGCGCGGCGGAAAAGAAGCGGTCGCGCTCGGATTGCTAG
- a CDS encoding Cof-type HAD-IIB family hydrolase encodes MTRIALVVSDVDGTMVTKEKVLTDAARAAVQKLRDAGIGFTITSSRPPVGMRFLVEPLGITLPIGPFNGSSIVDGQLKVIAQHLIPQAAAARAIEVLEQYGVDPWIFTNDEWLIKRNDGIYVPREQSTIQHDPVIVDHFTPYLGRVCKVVGASDDFPLLERCEAAMQQALGESAVAVRSQNYYLDITPPGQNKGTFVAAMAKRLNIPLDAIATIGDMQNDLPMFKFSGLSVAMGNATDDVKAKATDVTTSNEEDGFAGAVELILRRNAGG; translated from the coding sequence ATGACTCGTATTGCGCTCGTTGTTTCCGATGTCGACGGCACCATGGTGACCAAGGAGAAGGTCCTCACCGACGCCGCCCGCGCGGCCGTGCAGAAGCTGCGCGATGCCGGCATCGGCTTCACCATCACTTCGAGCCGGCCGCCGGTCGGCATGCGGTTTCTGGTCGAGCCGCTCGGCATCACGCTGCCGATCGGCCCGTTCAACGGCAGCTCGATCGTCGATGGCCAGTTGAAAGTCATCGCCCAGCATCTGATCCCGCAGGCTGCCGCCGCGCGCGCCATCGAGGTGCTGGAGCAATATGGCGTCGATCCCTGGATCTTCACCAATGACGAATGGCTGATCAAGCGCAACGACGGAATCTACGTGCCGCGTGAGCAGAGCACGATCCAGCACGATCCGGTGATCGTCGATCATTTCACGCCGTATCTCGGCCGGGTCTGCAAGGTCGTCGGCGCCAGCGACGACTTCCCGTTGCTGGAGCGCTGCGAGGCGGCGATGCAGCAGGCGCTCGGCGAAAGCGCCGTCGCGGTCCGCTCGCAGAACTATTATCTCGACATTACCCCGCCCGGCCAGAACAAGGGCACCTTCGTCGCCGCGATGGCCAAACGGCTGAATATTCCGCTCGATGCTATTGCCACCATCGGCGATATGCAGAACGATCTGCCTATGTTCAAGTTTTCGGGGCTGTCGGTAGCGATGGGCAATGCAACGGATGATGTGAAGGCAAAAGCGACGGATGTCACGACGTCGAACGAAGAGGACGGTTTCGCCGGCGCGGTGGAATTGATCTTGCGGAGGAATGCCGGGGGCTAG
- a CDS encoding gluconokinase — protein sequence MDDAKFCALVVMGVAGSGKSTIAEKLAERLGWTFEDGDDFHPKANVAKMSAGHPLTDDDRWPWLQAIADEIERVSCSGGHVVVACSALKRAYRDVLVHGRRDIGIVYLDGNPALIADRLKSRKGHFMPPGLLDSQFKTLEPPAPDERPISVAIDAPVEAIVDAIIGQLSNRTST from the coding sequence ATGGATGATGCAAAGTTCTGCGCGCTGGTCGTGATGGGCGTGGCCGGCTCCGGCAAGAGCACGATCGCCGAAAAGCTCGCCGAACGGCTCGGCTGGACCTTTGAGGACGGCGACGATTTTCACCCCAAAGCTAATGTCGCCAAGATGAGCGCAGGCCATCCGCTCACCGACGACGACCGCTGGCCGTGGCTGCAGGCGATCGCCGACGAGATCGAAAGAGTATCCTGCAGCGGCGGCCATGTCGTCGTCGCCTGCTCGGCGCTGAAGCGTGCCTATCGCGACGTGCTGGTGCACGGCCGCCGCGATATCGGCATCGTCTATCTCGACGGCAACCCGGCGCTGATCGCGGACCGATTGAAGAGCCGAAAGGGCCACTTCATGCCGCCGGGCCTGCTCGACAGCCAGTTCAAGACGCTGGAGCCGCCGGCTCCGGATGAAAGGCCCATTTCGGTTGCGATCGATGCCCCGGTCGAAGCGATCGTCGATGCGATCATCGGCCAGCTATCTAACAGGACTTCTACATGA
- the pgl gene encoding 6-phosphogluconolactonase, translating to MAAPSPAIVVVDDAAALAEAAAARVMARIADNPGRIAICLTGGSSPKQLYELLGQQPFAGRIPWPRVHWFIGDDRFVPPGDSLHNMSKARAIFLDRCAPAANIHPINTSAGSPAEAATSYERELQLFNGAQDLDPAHPLFDVVLMGVGPDGHVASLFPTYPAIEVTDHWVVGVPEAHVAPFVPRVSLTLPALGSCREMLFLLGGPDKRAILSRLMSGEDLPANRARARAGETVFLCDRSAMPDRDNG from the coding sequence ATGGCCGCCCCAAGCCCAGCAATCGTCGTTGTCGATGACGCCGCCGCGCTCGCCGAGGCCGCCGCCGCGCGCGTGATGGCGCGGATTGCAGACAATCCCGGCCGGATCGCGATTTGCCTGACCGGCGGATCCAGCCCGAAGCAGCTTTATGAGCTGCTCGGCCAGCAGCCCTTTGCCGGCCGGATTCCATGGCCCCGCGTGCACTGGTTCATCGGCGACGACCGCTTCGTGCCGCCCGGCGATTCCTTGCATAATATGAGCAAGGCCCGCGCGATCTTCCTCGATCGCTGCGCACCGGCCGCCAACATTCACCCGATAAATACCAGCGCCGGCAGCCCCGCCGAGGCCGCCACGTCGTATGAACGCGAGCTACAATTATTCAATGGCGCGCAGGACCTCGATCCGGCGCATCCGCTGTTCGACGTGGTACTGATGGGCGTCGGCCCCGATGGCCACGTCGCCTCGTTGTTTCCGACCTATCCGGCGATCGAGGTGACCGACCATTGGGTGGTCGGCGTTCCCGAAGCCCATGTGGCGCCGTTCGTGCCCAGGGTATCGCTGACCCTGCCGGCGCTGGGATCGTGCCGCGAGATGCTGTTCCTGCTCGGCGGTCCTGACAAGCGCGCCATCCTGTCGCGCCTGATGTCCGGCGAAGACCTGCCGGCCAACCGTGCGCGCGCCCGCGCTGGCGAAACCGTCTTCCTGTGCGACCGCTCGGCAATGCCGGACCGCGATAATGGATGA
- the zwf gene encoding glucose-6-phosphate dehydrogenase, with the protein MTEAPTTKTPDPCSFIIFGVTGDLAHRLVLPALYNLAVSNLLPEKFCVVGVARKSMPSDELREDMLKGLKKFATRPVDDEIARGLLSCLTSIAADPEDPSSFDRMREELDKLEQRRETTGNRLFYLATPPNAFAPIANELSRTGMLEENGAWRRLVVEKPFGTDLESAKQLNKQLLDLVEERQIYRIDHYLGKETVQNILVLRFANGMFEPIWNRNHIDHVQITVDEKLGVGHRGSFYDATGALRDMVPNHLFQLLSLVAMEPPVKFDAHSVRSEKADVLGAIQIQSEAEALNNSVRGQYTGGTIGDTEIEDYLTSKDVKSDSTTETYAAMKLTIDNWRWAGVPFYLRTGKALGTKRTEVAIKFKQAPFAMFRGTSVDELVQNYLVISIEPTEGIALHFNTKIPGPSIRIDGVEMTFRYKDYFKATPATGYETLIYDCMIGDNILFQRADGVEAGWRAVQPFLDAWQKAGADGLRPYKAGSEGPEEADELMTREGRSWRKLC; encoded by the coding sequence ATGACCGAAGCCCCCACCACCAAGACGCCGGATCCCTGCTCCTTCATCATCTTCGGCGTGACCGGCGATCTCGCCCACCGCCTGGTACTGCCGGCGCTCTATAATCTTGCGGTATCGAACCTGCTGCCCGAGAAATTCTGCGTGGTCGGCGTTGCGCGCAAAAGCATGCCGAGCGATGAATTGCGCGAGGACATGCTCAAGGGCCTGAAGAAGTTCGCCACCCGCCCGGTCGATGACGAGATCGCGCGCGGGCTGTTGTCCTGCCTGACATCGATTGCCGCCGACCCGGAAGATCCCTCCTCGTTCGACCGCATGCGCGAGGAGCTCGACAAACTCGAGCAACGCCGGGAGACGACCGGCAACCGGTTGTTCTATCTGGCGACCCCGCCCAACGCCTTCGCGCCGATCGCCAACGAGCTGTCGCGAACCGGGATGCTGGAGGAGAATGGCGCGTGGCGCCGCCTGGTCGTCGAAAAACCGTTCGGAACCGATCTGGAGTCGGCAAAACAGCTCAACAAGCAATTGCTCGACCTTGTCGAAGAGCGGCAGATCTACCGGATCGATCATTATCTCGGCAAGGAGACGGTGCAGAACATCCTGGTGCTGCGCTTCGCCAACGGCATGTTCGAGCCGATCTGGAATCGCAACCATATCGACCACGTCCAGATCACGGTCGACGAGAAGCTCGGCGTCGGCCACCGCGGCAGCTTCTACGACGCCACCGGCGCGTTGCGCGACATGGTGCCGAACCATCTGTTCCAGTTGCTGTCGCTGGTAGCGATGGAGCCGCCGGTCAAGTTCGACGCGCATTCGGTTCGCTCGGAGAAGGCAGATGTGCTGGGCGCCATCCAGATCCAGTCGGAGGCCGAGGCGCTGAATAATTCGGTCCGCGGCCAGTACACCGGCGGCACGATCGGCGATACCGAGATCGAGGACTATCTGACGTCGAAAGACGTCAAGTCCGACAGCACCACCGAAACCTACGCCGCGATGAAACTGACCATCGACAACTGGCGCTGGGCCGGCGTGCCGTTCTATCTGCGCACCGGCAAGGCGCTCGGCACCAAGCGCACCGAGGTCGCGATCAAATTCAAACAGGCGCCGTTCGCGATGTTCCGCGGCACGTCGGTGGATGAACTGGTGCAGAACTATCTGGTCATCAGCATTGAGCCGACCGAGGGCATCGCGCTGCATTTCAACACCAAGATCCCCGGTCCCTCGATCCGGATCGACGGCGTCGAGATGACGTTTCGCTACAAGGATTACTTCAAGGCCACGCCGGCCACCGGCTACGAGACGCTGATCTACGACTGCATGATCGGCGACAACATCCTGTTCCAGCGCGCCGACGGCGTCGAGGCCGGCTGGCGTGCGGTGCAGCCGTTCCTCGATGCCTGGCAAAAGGCCGGTGCCGATGGGCTGAGGCCCTACAAGGCGGGCAGCGAAGGCCCTGAGGAGGCCGATGAACTGATGACACGTGAGGGTCGCAGCTGGCGGAAGCTTTGCTGA
- the gnd gene encoding phosphogluconate dehydrogenase (NAD(+)-dependent, decarboxylating), with the protein MQLGMIGLGRMGGNIVRRLMKNGHTAVVYDKDPKAVADLVAETAVGSTSLQEFVSKLSKPRAVWVMLPAGRITETTIDELTHLLEPDDVIIDGGNSFWQDDVRRGQALKEKGLHYIDVGTSGGVWGFERGYCMMIGGDKKVVDRLDPIFATLAPGTGDIPLTPGRDGRDPRIEQGYIHAGPVGAGHFVKMVHNGIEYGLMQAYAEGFDILKNADLEVLPEAHRFTLNLPDIAEVWRRGSVIPSWLLDLTSSALANNETLDTYSGYVEDSGEGRWTVNAAIDESVPAEVLTAALFARFRSRKTHTFAEKILSAMRAGFGGHKEPEQHPHPVKQAAPEIVKPKAD; encoded by the coding sequence ATGCAGCTTGGCATGATCGGCCTTGGCCGAATGGGTGGCAATATTGTTCGTCGCCTGATGAAGAACGGCCACACCGCGGTGGTCTATGACAAGGACCCGAAGGCGGTGGCCGATCTGGTGGCCGAGACCGCCGTCGGCAGCACCTCGCTGCAGGAGTTCGTCAGCAAGCTCAGCAAGCCACGCGCGGTCTGGGTGATGCTGCCGGCCGGCCGGATCACCGAAACCACCATCGACGAACTGACGCATCTGCTGGAGCCCGACGACGTCATCATCGACGGCGGCAACTCGTTCTGGCAGGACGACGTCCGCCGCGGCCAGGCGCTGAAGGAAAAGGGCCTGCATTATATCGACGTCGGCACCTCCGGCGGCGTCTGGGGTTTCGAGCGCGGCTACTGCATGATGATCGGCGGCGACAAGAAGGTCGTCGACCGGCTCGACCCGATCTTCGCCACGCTGGCGCCGGGGACCGGCGACATTCCGCTCACGCCCGGCCGTGACGGCCGCGATCCGCGCATTGAGCAGGGCTATATCCATGCCGGCCCGGTCGGCGCCGGCCACTTCGTCAAGATGGTGCATAACGGCATCGAATACGGGCTGATGCAGGCCTATGCGGAGGGCTTCGACATTCTCAAGAATGCCGATCTCGAAGTGCTCCCCGAAGCGCATCGCTTTACGCTGAACCTGCCGGACATCGCCGAAGTCTGGCGCCGCGGCAGCGTGATCCCGTCATGGCTGCTCGACCTCACCTCTTCCGCGCTCGCCAATAACGAAACGCTCGATACTTATTCCGGCTATGTCGAGGATTCCGGCGAGGGCCGCTGGACGGTCAACGCCGCGATTGATGAGTCGGTGCCGGCCGAAGTGTTGACCGCGGCCCTGTTCGCGCGGTTTAGGTCGCGCAAGACGCACACCTTTGCCGAGAAGATTCTGTCGGCGATGCGCGCCGGCTTCGGCGGCCACAAGGAGCCGGAACAGCATCCTCACCCCGTCAAGCAGGCTGCGCCCGAAATCGTCAAGCCGAAAGCCGATTGA